A region of Alteromonadaceae bacterium 2753L.S.0a.02 DNA encodes the following proteins:
- a CDS encoding regulatory LuxR family protein, which translates to MNHKERRILLVTLLLISAIIAIDLVNDATDGVVWWHLLAEGAAGLLALLGIFYLLKDSFQLRQDLAQANDREATLKWQAEQWRNQSKTYLDGLSALIDKQLDAWHLTPAEREVSFLLLKGLSLKEIAALRGTAEKTARVQSMAIYGKAGLTNRSELSAFFLEDLLPPQGPEIAGAFG; encoded by the coding sequence ATGAATCATAAAGAGCGCAGAATTTTATTGGTGACCTTGTTACTGATCAGCGCCATTATTGCGATAGATCTGGTGAACGACGCCACGGATGGCGTGGTGTGGTGGCACTTGCTTGCCGAGGGCGCGGCGGGCTTACTGGCACTGTTGGGAATTTTTTATTTGCTGAAAGACAGCTTCCAACTGCGCCAGGACCTTGCTCAAGCCAACGACCGGGAAGCGACCTTAAAATGGCAAGCCGAGCAGTGGCGCAACCAGTCCAAAACCTATCTGGACGGCTTATCTGCATTGATTGATAAACAACTGGATGCCTGGCACCTGACGCCCGCCGAACGCGAAGTCAGCTTTTTATTGCTGAAAGGCTTGAGTTTAAAAGAGATCGCGGCGCTGCGAGGCACTGCCGAAAAAACCGCGCGTGTGCAATCCATGGCGATTTATGGCAAAGCCGGCCTGACCAACCGCTCTGAGTTATCCGCTTTTTTTCTCGAAGATTTGCTACCACCACAAGGCCCGGAAATCGCGGGCGCGTTTGGGTAA
- a CDS encoding putative esterase, with translation MTSFFFPALLAPFSSRAIALLTLIALLPWPTMAESQSAWRVETFSLTSKQLQQNKLALNVQREIWVWLPPGYDQSTRRYPVIHYIHNYGWSAQQMHEVERIGETFSRALARGQTDEFIFVVGDYRATHTPGVFCGNNTVVGRWWDYTSKELVAAVDKRYRTIAKPEARGLAGDFIGGYCAIRVAMERPGVFSSVYALHPVGTASDRILRSEPEWQLLNTARSYQDLKGMNPFTQAYLLMAQSHVPNPNKPPFYANFLKTLDHGELSVAPKTLTELRNNFALKNRVGRFVEPLKSLRGFMFDWGRQDPNQAHVTGNRQFAWELEQYGIPHFAEEYRGNEWSEKWIPYGRVEDRMLPFFKRYLELE, from the coding sequence ATGACATCTTTTTTCTTTCCCGCATTGCTCGCCCCATTTTCAAGCCGCGCCATTGCGTTACTCACACTTATCGCTCTGTTACCCTGGCCGACCATGGCCGAGTCGCAGAGCGCTTGGCGGGTTGAAACCTTTTCCCTCACATCCAAACAGCTTCAGCAAAATAAGCTGGCGCTGAATGTACAGCGCGAAATCTGGGTTTGGTTGCCGCCGGGTTACGATCAATCCACGCGGCGTTACCCCGTAATTCACTACATCCACAACTACGGCTGGAGCGCACAGCAGATGCACGAGGTGGAACGCATCGGCGAAACCTTCTCCCGCGCCCTGGCGCGTGGCCAGACCGATGAATTTATTTTTGTGGTTGGCGACTATCGGGCCACCCATACACCGGGCGTTTTTTGCGGCAACAACACCGTCGTTGGCCGCTGGTGGGACTACACCAGCAAAGAATTGGTTGCCGCCGTCGACAAGCGCTATCGCACCATAGCGAAACCCGAAGCCAGAGGCTTGGCCGGGGATTTTATTGGCGGTTATTGCGCAATTCGCGTTGCCATGGAACGCCCGGGTGTGTTTTCCAGCGTCTACGCACTGCACCCGGTGGGAACCGCAAGCGACCGAATTTTACGCAGCGAACCCGAATGGCAATTGCTCAATACGGCCCGATCGTATCAAGACCTGAAAGGCATGAACCCCTTTACCCAAGCCTACCTGCTTATGGCGCAGTCGCACGTGCCCAACCCTAACAAACCGCCCTTTTACGCGAATTTTCTGAAAACGCTGGACCATGGCGAACTCAGCGTCGCCCCGAAAACGCTCACCGAACTGCGCAATAACTTCGCCTTGAAAAACCGTGTGGGGCGTTTTGTAGAACCGTTAAAATCATTGCGCGGCTTTATGTTCGACTGGGGTCGCCAAGACCCCAACCAGGCCCACGTCACCGGCAACCGACAATTCGCGTGGGAGCTGGAACAGTACGGTATTCCGCATTTTGCCGAAGAATATCGGGGCAACGAGTGGAGTGAAAAATGGATTCCCTATGGGCGGGTCGAAGACCGGATGTTACCGTTTTTTAAGCGCTACCTTGAGCTTGAGTGA
- a CDS encoding hypothetical protein (manually curated), whose translation MSRDLGLMGESTFSLWCAEVGLIPNGSQIDKTGWDFFVEFPFSPGLSPHDIHKPAFECKVQVKATDKSDRKLPITLSNLRRLITAQMPSFFVFIEFDGKNSAQRAYVVHIDNELITKVLKRLHEIEQSSKANNFNKRKMTIHYDESNLLDKHNGESLKHCFSSHIGEDIAEYISNKKRHLESTGYENGFAQITFTTEGEDNLKTLIDMSLGIEAEVELSKIRGVDTRFGILSKNPSFDSDGGAKLSMPNLTPKAEGKIRFRENKLSLGLSFDAKVYVSPFNAMVPDELKKMRVEGEFFDLKLNPCTGAAIYSFSFGEGIRLELRKFRDAIQLLNLLSSSGKKVVAELITDELPKFGFSVGCKDQEFDFSDELKALNSAVRILSEFDVTEPVDISFDEVFKYQTQICQLEDMLRSPPSLFRIEFGVEGGDYDSQKQTVCIFLITAPVGSHIFGVILSVIGSVDNIDGGKFRLIAKDMIVEQKIVSEKDGFISNEDLVNAIEGIEHKYDTEYSVVTFFDKKC comes from the coding sequence ATGAGTAGAGATTTAGGGTTGATGGGGGAAAGCACATTTAGTTTATGGTGTGCCGAGGTCGGTCTGATTCCAAACGGATCTCAGATCGATAAAACAGGATGGGATTTCTTTGTTGAATTCCCGTTTAGTCCTGGTCTTTCCCCTCACGATATTCACAAGCCCGCTTTTGAGTGCAAAGTGCAAGTCAAGGCAACCGATAAAAGTGATCGAAAGCTGCCAATTACACTTTCTAATTTAAGGCGACTGATTACGGCGCAAATGCCGTCTTTTTTCGTGTTCATAGAATTCGACGGAAAAAATAGCGCGCAAAGGGCGTATGTTGTCCACATTGATAATGAACTAATCACAAAAGTATTGAAGAGGTTGCATGAAATAGAGCAAAGCAGCAAAGCGAATAATTTTAATAAGCGAAAAATGACAATCCATTATGATGAGTCCAATCTACTGGATAAACATAATGGGGAAAGTCTCAAACATTGCTTCTCTAGTCACATAGGTGAAGATATTGCGGAGTATATTTCCAATAAAAAGCGACACCTAGAATCTACTGGCTATGAGAATGGCTTCGCCCAGATTACCTTTACTACAGAAGGCGAAGATAACCTCAAAACCCTGATTGACATGTCACTTGGCATTGAGGCAGAGGTCGAGCTTTCGAAGATTAGAGGGGTTGATACTCGTTTTGGGATCTTGAGTAAAAATCCATCATTTGACTCAGATGGCGGTGCTAAACTTTCAATGCCTAATCTCACTCCGAAAGCTGAAGGTAAGATTCGATTCAGAGAAAACAAGCTTTCGCTGGGGCTTTCATTCGATGCAAAGGTTTATGTGTCACCCTTCAATGCGATGGTCCCTGATGAGCTAAAAAAAATGAGAGTTGAAGGTGAATTTTTTGACCTTAAACTCAATCCTTGTACCGGTGCCGCCATTTATTCTTTTTCGTTTGGCGAAGGAATTCGGCTAGAGCTAAGAAAATTTAGAGACGCTATTCAACTGCTGAATCTACTTAGCTCATCTGGCAAGAAGGTGGTCGCAGAACTAATTACTGATGAACTACCAAAGTTCGGATTTTCTGTTGGCTGCAAAGATCAAGAGTTCGATTTTTCTGATGAGCTTAAGGCGTTAAACAGTGCGGTCAGAATCCTCTCAGAATTTGACGTTACTGAGCCTGTTGACATCTCATTTGACGAAGTTTTCAAGTATCAGACTCAAATCTGCCAGTTGGAAGATATGTTAAGGTCACCACCAAGTTTGTTTAGAATTGAGTTTGGTGTAGAGGGCGGCGACTACGACTCACAAAAGCAAACAGTATGTATATTTCTGATAACAGCGCCGGTCGGAAGCCATATATTTGGAGTTATTCTTTCCGTAATAGGGAGCGTAGATAATATTGATGGTGGAAAGTTTAGACTGATCGCTAAAGACATGATCGTAGAGCAGAAAATAGTATCAGAAAAAGACGGCTTTATTTCGAATGAAGATTTAGTGAATGCAATTGAAGGCATAGAACACAAGTACGACACTGAATATTCAGTTGTTACATTCTTCGATAAAAAGTGCTAA
- a CDS encoding IS66 Orf2 like protein — protein MIQWPDSIPIYLHRDPVDFRKAINGLAVIVSDSMALDVYSSALFVFCNKNRSQLKVLYWDRTGFALWQKRLERDKFKWPRKDLLSTLTLTHEQWGWLLRGFDYRDFKPHHTLHFTDVA, from the coding sequence ATGATTCAGTGGCCTGATTCCATTCCCATTTACCTGCATCGCGATCCCGTCGATTTCCGCAAGGCCATCAACGGGCTGGCAGTGATTGTGAGTGATTCCATGGCACTGGATGTGTACAGTTCGGCACTGTTCGTGTTCTGCAATAAAAACCGCTCACAACTCAAGGTACTCTATTGGGATCGTACCGGCTTTGCACTCTGGCAAAAGCGCCTTGAGCGCGATAAATTCAAATGGCCTCGCAAAGATTTGCTCTCAACACTCACGCTCACCCACGAGCAATGGGGCTGGTTACTACGCGGCTTTGATTATCGCGACTTTAAACCACATCACACCCTCCATTTTACCGATGTTGCTTAA
- a CDS encoding transposase has protein sequence MQAFVGIDVSKDKLDCLWLRDPELLKVKTKVLKNTPSGIESLAHWLVKTTQQPAENIIVVMEATGIYHENLAYRLYEQDFSVVVANPAQIKSYAKSLGSTHKTDKCDSLVIARYGKSHNPMLWKPEPPEIRELKALIARLEAIEKDYQREYNRREKAEITTVSEIVMSSIEQTMEYLKQEKARLESQIDDHIDRHPHLKKDRELLQTIPAVGSTLSRLMLCVIRSRRFKTAAQLAAYLGLIPKLVESGVFKGRSSLTKSGPASVRAKLYMAAVCAGQHNPDIARQKKRLLANGKNKMQALGAAMRKLVQICFGVLKNQKEYMPQVC, from the coding sequence ATGCAAGCATTTGTTGGAATTGATGTGAGTAAAGACAAACTCGATTGTCTTTGGCTGCGTGACCCGGAATTACTGAAGGTAAAAACCAAGGTGCTTAAAAACACACCGTCCGGTATTGAATCACTGGCACACTGGCTGGTTAAGACTACCCAACAACCTGCCGAGAATATTATCGTGGTTATGGAAGCGACGGGTATTTATCATGAGAATTTGGCGTATCGTCTATACGAGCAGGATTTTAGCGTCGTGGTTGCCAACCCGGCTCAAATTAAGTCCTACGCAAAAAGCCTTGGTTCGACACACAAGACTGATAAGTGCGACAGCCTAGTGATCGCCCGTTATGGAAAAAGTCATAACCCGATGCTCTGGAAGCCTGAGCCTCCGGAAATACGGGAACTCAAGGCGCTAATCGCTCGCTTGGAGGCCATAGAAAAGGATTACCAACGAGAATATAACCGCCGAGAGAAGGCGGAAATTACAACGGTATCCGAGATTGTCATGTCATCCATTGAGCAGACAATGGAATACCTTAAACAAGAAAAGGCGCGATTGGAGTCACAAATCGACGATCATATCGATCGTCACCCGCACTTGAAAAAAGACCGAGAATTATTACAAACCATTCCTGCCGTGGGTTCTACGCTATCGCGTCTAATGCTGTGTGTGATTCGAAGTAGACGCTTTAAAACTGCAGCTCAACTCGCCGCCTATTTGGGGCTCATACCTAAGTTGGTTGAATCTGGTGTATTCAAAGGCCGAAGCTCGCTAACAAAATCTGGGCCGGCTTCAGTGCGGGCGAAATTGTATATGGCAGCGGTCTGTGCGGGACAACATAACCCGGATATAGCGCGCCAGAAAAAGCGATTATTGGCTAACGGAAAGAACAAAATGCAAGCGCTGGGCGCAGCAATGAGAAAGCTGGTGCAGATTTGTTTTGGGGTCTTAAAAAACCAAAAAGAATACATGCCGCAAGTGTGTTAA
- a CDS encoding AraC family transcriptional regulator encodes MNTLQLSFYAMAVALCAFTGLLAWRATSGSRYFLLFLSLLVVMFACDWLMHHPDTPLKNLWLLVLMASTLLVSPCCLLLAKSVGHSELRVPWRRHSLLVALAWLLLIPLATAIHWGTGFVNTVQPISRGYALFIHSTMLLAIAVFLLQTGWVLTTSCAFLRRRSQQNTWLFSVLEDPGLNTLRMLVLSIITNTLVALARVLYCALLDETHMSLNLGISAVQLFMVMFLAVSYIAQVVNANSQNEALRDALFHNQQQIAPRGEPGRQPSAAKPGLAAECVQSILKKLRVAMDVEHLYKRPGLSLRELCDHLGESPHHVSEVINNSELRNFYDMVNRRRVALASSLLEQNPQASVLDIAFDCGFNSKSSFNSVFKRYRGTTPSQYRARVQSINLAADV; translated from the coding sequence ATGAATACCCTGCAACTCTCCTTCTACGCCATGGCAGTTGCCTTGTGCGCTTTTACCGGGCTGCTGGCTTGGCGGGCGACTTCGGGCAGCCGTTATTTTTTACTGTTTTTATCGCTACTAGTCGTTATGTTTGCATGCGACTGGTTGATGCATCATCCCGATACGCCCCTTAAAAATTTGTGGCTACTGGTGTTAATGGCCAGCACCCTTTTAGTGAGCCCCTGTTGTTTGTTGTTGGCGAAGTCGGTGGGGCATTCGGAGTTGCGTGTTCCCTGGCGCAGGCACAGCTTGTTGGTTGCCCTGGCGTGGTTGCTGCTCATTCCACTTGCCACGGCGATTCACTGGGGCACAGGTTTTGTGAATACGGTGCAACCCATCTCTCGGGGGTATGCGCTGTTTATTCACAGCACCATGCTGCTGGCGATTGCTGTTTTTCTACTGCAAACCGGGTGGGTGTTAACAACGAGTTGCGCGTTCTTGCGCCGGCGCAGCCAGCAGAATACCTGGCTGTTCTCCGTGCTCGAAGACCCGGGCCTGAACACGCTGCGCATGCTGGTGCTGTCGATTATCACCAACACACTGGTGGCCCTGGCCCGGGTTCTTTACTGCGCCCTGCTGGATGAAACACATATGTCGCTAAACCTGGGAATTTCCGCCGTGCAATTGTTTATGGTGATGTTTCTGGCGGTGTCTTATATCGCTCAGGTGGTGAATGCCAATAGCCAAAACGAGGCACTGCGCGATGCACTCTTCCATAATCAACAACAAATTGCACCGCGAGGCGAACCCGGCCGCCAGCCCAGCGCCGCAAAACCAGGGCTCGCTGCGGAGTGCGTCCAGTCAATTTTGAAAAAACTCCGCGTAGCGATGGATGTGGAGCATCTGTACAAACGCCCCGGCTTGAGCCTGCGTGAATTGTGCGATCACCTCGGCGAAAGCCCGCACCATGTTTCCGAAGTCATTAACAACAGCGAATTACGAAACTTTTACGACATGGTTAACCGCCGCAGAGTGGCGCTGGCCTCCAGCCTATTAGAGCAGAACCCGCAAGCGAGTGTGCTCGACATTGCCTTCGACTGCGGCTTCAATTCCAAATCCTCCTTCAACAGCGTGTTCAAACGGTATCGGGGCACCACGCCCAGCCAGTACCGCGCTCGCGTACAGTCCATTAATTTGGCCGCCGACGTCTAG
- a CDS encoding transposase: MTDAAALQKENALLRAQLAERDAQISVLNEQLKKLFKKRFGASSEKSSPDQLGLFNEAEEVLTDDVAEAEPETTPVKGHTRTQKPRVSIPDNFPREDIIHDIPESEKVCPHDGSTLKNIGSDNHEQLDIVPAKVTVIRHKRLKYACPCCEGHIVTAAKPKQPIEKSIASPGLLAFIAVQKYGDALPLYRQSEMFKRIGIELDRTNMANWMVKCGELVQPLINLLIEHLHKQTYLHVDETPLQVLDEPGKTAQSKSYMWVMAHDGEKPACIFHYAEGRGQQVPVNLLSAENTAIMVDGYEGYQKACNDYGITRLGCWAHARRKFKEAQDLQKKGKTGKADQALAFIRRLYAIEKRIKDEPPDKRFAIRHQEAEPILNKLKDWMEKSLHTVPPKTAIGKALVYLNNQWDRLIAYLEDGRYPIDNNAAERAIRPFTIGRKNWLFSKSQAGAKASANLYSLIETAKANKLNIYDYLTHVFKELPNARSIEDIDALLPWNTILE, encoded by the coding sequence ATGACCGATGCGGCAGCCTTACAAAAAGAGAACGCGTTATTGCGTGCGCAATTAGCGGAGCGCGATGCCCAGATTTCCGTTCTCAACGAGCAGCTTAAAAAGCTCTTCAAAAAACGCTTTGGTGCTTCCAGCGAAAAATCCTCGCCCGATCAGTTGGGCTTATTTAACGAAGCGGAAGAGGTTCTGACCGATGATGTAGCTGAAGCAGAACCAGAAACCACCCCAGTTAAAGGCCATACCCGTACACAGAAGCCACGCGTAAGTATCCCGGATAATTTTCCTCGTGAAGACATTATTCACGATATCCCCGAATCTGAGAAAGTTTGTCCTCACGATGGTAGCACGCTAAAAAATATTGGCAGTGATAATCACGAGCAATTAGACATCGTTCCCGCTAAGGTCACAGTTATCCGCCACAAGCGATTAAAGTATGCCTGCCCCTGCTGTGAGGGCCACATCGTAACAGCCGCTAAACCCAAACAGCCTATCGAAAAAAGTATCGCGAGCCCCGGCTTGCTCGCGTTTATCGCCGTACAGAAGTATGGCGATGCGTTGCCACTGTACCGCCAAAGCGAGATGTTCAAACGCATCGGGATCGAGTTGGATCGCACCAATATGGCCAACTGGATGGTGAAATGTGGCGAGTTGGTTCAGCCCTTGATTAATCTGCTGATTGAGCATCTGCATAAACAGACTTACCTTCATGTGGACGAAACGCCACTACAAGTGCTGGATGAGCCAGGTAAAACCGCTCAGAGCAAAAGTTATATGTGGGTCATGGCTCATGACGGCGAAAAACCCGCGTGTATCTTCCATTATGCGGAAGGTCGCGGCCAACAGGTCCCGGTTAATCTGTTGAGTGCCGAAAACACCGCCATTATGGTTGACGGTTATGAGGGATATCAAAAAGCGTGTAACGACTACGGTATTACGCGCTTAGGTTGCTGGGCGCATGCTCGACGTAAGTTCAAAGAGGCGCAAGATCTCCAGAAAAAGGGCAAAACCGGCAAAGCCGATCAGGCACTGGCTTTTATCCGGCGTCTTTATGCCATCGAAAAACGCATAAAAGACGAACCTCCCGATAAACGCTTCGCGATTCGACACCAAGAAGCCGAGCCCATCCTCAACAAACTCAAAGACTGGATGGAAAAAAGTCTGCACACCGTGCCCCCAAAAACGGCAATCGGTAAGGCGTTGGTGTATCTCAACAATCAGTGGGATCGCCTCATCGCCTATCTGGAGGATGGTCGGTATCCCATAGACAATAACGCCGCTGAGCGCGCCATTAGACCGTTTACCATTGGCCGCAAGAACTGGCTATTTAGTAAAAGCCAAGCAGGGGCTAAAGCCAGTGCCAACCTCTATAGCCTGATCGAAACCGCTAAGGCTAATAAACTCAATATCTACGACTATTTAACGCACGTTTTTAAAGAGCTGCCCAATGCGCGCAGCATTGAGGATATTGACGCGTTATTGCCTTGGAATACCATCCTTGAATAG
- a CDS encoding cytochrome b encodes MTTHRVYDLPTRVFHTLFAGCFVIAFAIGNTVDDDSLVFSYHMLAGLVLCFLLPWRFIWGLVGTRHARFTDLQLKPSALMVYVKNILSPNKTFWAGHNPASSWAAVLMCLLGLGMGISGLLMVTRGGAGELKELHELFANAFLIVVLLHIAGIAIHTVKHKDPIGKSMITGCKQHLSEHDRAVAKHTGLGVVFLLVVLGFAAFLLANFEASSRNLSLLGSQLHLGEAEHGGHERGAKRGHGHNDD; translated from the coding sequence ATGACCACCCATCGCGTCTACGATTTGCCCACCCGTGTATTTCACACGCTGTTCGCCGGCTGTTTTGTTATCGCCTTTGCTATTGGCAATACGGTCGATGATGATTCGCTGGTGTTTTCCTACCATATGCTGGCGGGGCTGGTGCTGTGCTTTCTGCTGCCCTGGCGTTTTATTTGGGGCCTGGTGGGCACGCGGCATGCCCGCTTTACGGATTTACAACTGAAGCCCAGCGCGCTTATGGTGTATGTGAAAAACATTTTGTCTCCCAATAAAACTTTTTGGGCGGGCCACAACCCTGCCTCCAGTTGGGCTGCTGTGCTGATGTGTCTGCTGGGGCTGGGTATGGGCATTTCGGGTTTGCTGATGGTAACGCGCGGCGGGGCAGGCGAGCTGAAAGAGCTTCACGAGCTGTTCGCTAACGCCTTTCTTATCGTGGTACTGCTGCATATTGCCGGCATCGCCATTCATACGGTGAAACACAAAGACCCGATCGGCAAGAGTATGATTACGGGTTGTAAACAACACTTGAGCGAGCACGATAGAGCGGTTGCCAAGCACACCGGGTTGGGCGTGGTTTTCCTGCTGGTGGTATTGGGGTTTGCGGCTTTTCTGCTGGCGAATTTCGAGGCGTCGAGCAGGAACCTGTCGCTACTGGGCAGTCAACTTCATCTCGGTGAAGCGGAGCACGGCGGCCACGAACGGGGTGCTAAACGCGGCCACGGGCACAACGACGATTAG